The following is a genomic window from Thermotoga sp. Mc24.
GATACTATTTCCACATCGTTTCTTGAAAATTCCCCGAGTTCTTTCACAAGTTGAGAATCTGGAAGGATCTCCTGTACCACCTCACCCAATGTGTCTATGAGATTTCTGATGTGCAATGTCAACATCTTCAGCTTCGTCCACTCTATTCCGAATATGTCCCCCAACACCTCTGGATCTTTGCCGTAGAAGATAGAAGAGAAGTAGAGGGGATTCACCACGTTGGTACCCTGAACCGGTGTTGAAAGAAGTACAACTTTTCTGACGTTGTTCACTTCGGGATGACGTTGCAACATTCTCAAGACGATCAATCCACCCGTTCCATGTGCAAGGATATCGAACTCATACTGGGAATATTTCAAGATCTCTTGGGAGAGGAAATCCGCTTCGAAGTCGATGAAACTTCTCCTTCCTTCCTTTTTTATGAAATTCCTGTACATTTCACTATAAGCCAGAGAACGTGATCCATAAAGGGCATATTCGTACGTCATTATCGTTCTATCGGGGAAAATCGTCTCCCATATGTTGTTGTCCTTAACGACACCCTCAAAGGTAGGATCTTCTCCTGGGACCAGAAGAACAGCCGGCCCGGAACTGTTCACAGCTTCCCTCAGAAGCCTTATTCCATGTTTTTGAAAACCGGTCGATCTCAAAATCACTCCAAAAACAGAAAGATGATACGTGAAGGCCTCTACAAAATAGCCCCTTTCGTCCTTTCCTATCATTGACCCGGGAATGATACGATATCCACCATCATTTGTCGCATACGCAAGGGCGAGATTGTTGTAATTCTCACCTCTGAGATATTTGGCGTCGAAATAGTATTTGAGACGTATCGGTTTCAAAGCAAATTCATCTACACCGTCCGCAAATTCCACCCTGTAAAGATCTCCCACAAACACATTCGAGTAAAATTTCCTTTCCTCATCAGAAACTCTTGTGATCTTCAAAACCTTTTGTCTTCCAAAAGCACCAGGTGGTATCTCCACCCTCAGATTGACAAAACCAGACTCTGCCCCTTCTTTTCCAATTTTCAAGGAGCCTTCTTTTTGAAAAAAGAACAGAAGGAGAAACACCGTTATGCTTATAAACATCAGGGTGAAAAACAGAATCTTTCTTTTCAAAACAATTTCCAGGAGTTTTTTTAAAAAACTCATCTCTCCTCCACCATCTGTTTGAGTTCTCTCAGAAGAGCCAGTGTGCGAAAGAGTCTTTCCGATTCAATACCTCTCAGGACCTCTTCATAATACATATCGGCCATTTCACGAGCCTTCTGAATTCCTATTTTTTTCACAATCGTCACCTTTCCCACATCTTTTCCAAGGTCCTTCCCTACCTTTTCGAAAGATCCAAGAATGTCTTTCAGATCGTCGTATATCTGAAAAGCCACCCCGAATCTCTCTCCAAGGAGTTTCATTCTGGTGTGATCTTTTCCCTTCAGGATGAATGGAGCAGAGAAGCAGAAGGCAAAGAGCGCTCCTGTTTTGAAAGCGTACATTCTCTCCACCATCTCCCGTGAAACCTCCATCTTTCTTCTTTCGAACTCCACATCCATTGCTTCTCCCAAGAGAAGCTTGTAGGCCGTTTCCGAAAATTCCTCAAAAATCTTTGAATTTCCGATTTTAGATATCTGGGAAAAAGCGAGGAAAAACAGTCCATCTCCTGCGAGAAGGGCGATATCTTCACCATAGGCCCTGTGACAGGAAGGCCTTCCTCTCCGAAAATCCGCGTTATCTATTGGAGGAAGGTCATCGTGTATCAGCGAAGCCGTGTGAAATAGTTCCACGGCCACCGCCACGTTGAAAAGTTTCTCTTCTTCCACCCCCAAGTCCTCGCCCAGTGTCAAAACGAGGAGAGGGCGGATCCTCTTCCCCCCGGCCACCGTGGAATACAGCATGGCTTCTTCTGTGAGAAGATTCCATCCAGGCTTCAAGATCTCGTGTATCTTTTCCTCAACTTTCTCCTTCTTCATCTTCTTCCCTCTTCTTTTCTATCATCTGTTTGAAGGTATCTATGTTTAGATTTTCAACGAATTTCTTGAACTCCTCTTCCTCATCTTGTGTTTCGTTTATTTCCAATTCGATGGAGTGTTTCTCCACCAGACTGTCCGATACAAAAATGGGAGCTCCGGTCTTCACAGCGAGTATGATCGCATCAGAAGGTCTGGAATCGATGTCTATCAAAGCGGCTTCTTCATCTTCCTCATCTGTGTACGTGAGATCTCTTATCACGAGGGTCGCGTAGAAAGTGTTATCCTTCAAAGAGTGAATGATCACCTTGTCCACACGTGCTTCGAGAGATTCGAGAACGCTCAAAAGGAGATCGTGAGTCAGAGGACGTGGAAATTCCATTTTCTCCATTGCGAGGGCCAGAGCGTGTCCTTCACACGCTCCTATCCATATAGGAAGCACTCTATTTGTACCTTCGATACCGAGTATAACAACCGGCGTGTTACTCACTCTATCGAACGCCAGCGTCTTCACCCAGGCTTTTCTCAAGACAGTTCCCTCCTTTCCAAAACACTCTGCACCAGACCTTATTTTACAACTAAATTTCAATACGAAAAAGGTACCGTTCAGTTCCTGTAGAATCCTATTTGAAAGGAGGAAGAGAACATGAAAAAACTGATCGTCTACCTTGCCACGACAAATCCGCACAAAGTTGAAGAAATAAAGATGATCGCTCCAGAGTGGGTGGAAGTTTTGCCCTCTCCAGAGAAAATCGAAGTAATCGAGGACGGCGAAACGTTCTTAGAAAACTCCATGAAAAAGGCTTTGGTCTACGGAAAAAAAATCAAACGTCCTGTGATGGCCGACGATTCTGGACTGGTCATCTATTCCCTGGGAGGATTCCCCGGTGTCATATCTGCCCGGTTCATGGAGGAATACTCCTACGAAGAGAAGATGAGAACCATACTGAAGATGCTTGAAGGAAAAGATAGAAAAGCCGCTTTCGTGTGTAGTGCCACCTTCTTTGATCCTGTGGAAAACACTCTCATTTCTGTTGAAGACAGAGTAGAAGGACGAATCGCCAACGAAATAAGAGGGACAGGGGGTTTCGGATACGATCCGTTCTTCATACCAGATGGATACG
Proteins encoded in this region:
- a CDS encoding polyprenyl synthetase family protein; the encoded protein is MKKEKVEEKIHEILKPGWNLLTEEAMLYSTVAGGKRIRPLLVLTLGEDLGVEEEKLFNVAVAVELFHTASLIHDDLPPIDNADFRRGRPSCHRAYGEDIALLAGDGLFFLAFSQISKIGNSKIFEEFSETAYKLLLGEAMDVEFERRKMEVSREMVERMYAFKTGALFAFCFSAPFILKGKDHTRMKLLGERFGVAFQIYDDLKDILGSFEKVGKDLGKDVGKVTIVKKIGIQKAREMADMYYEEVLRGIESERLFRTLALLRELKQMVEER
- a CDS encoding bifunctional nuclease family protein, which translates into the protein MRKAWVKTLAFDRVSNTPVVILGIEGTNRVLPIWIGACEGHALALAMEKMEFPRPLTHDLLLSVLESLEARVDKVIIHSLKDNTFYATLVIRDLTYTDEEDEEAALIDIDSRPSDAIILAVKTGAPIFVSDSLVEKHSIELEINETQDEEEEFKKFVENLNIDTFKQMIEKKREEDEEGES
- the rdgB gene encoding RdgB/HAM1 family non-canonical purine NTP pyrophosphatase, translated to MKKLIVYLATTNPHKVEEIKMIAPEWVEVLPSPEKIEVIEDGETFLENSMKKALVYGKKIKRPVMADDSGLVIYSLGGFPGVISARFMEEYSYEEKMRTILKMLEGKDRKAAFVCSATFFDPVENTLISVEDRVEGRIANEIRGTGGFGYDPFFIPDGYDKTFGEIPHLKEKISHRSKAFRKLFSVLEKILESGNR